From Pseudochaenichthys georgianus chromosome 11, fPseGeo1.2, whole genome shotgun sequence, a single genomic window includes:
- the agr2 gene encoding anterior gradient protein 2 homolog, whose protein sequence is MIKALLSALLVLVAVSSAFGKYIPKSGKRIPQTLSRGWGDQLVWAQTYEEGLYWSRSRNKPLVIIFHLADCPHSAALKKVITEDNDIQKRLDEDFIILNLMYETTDKHLSPDGQYVPRIMFVDPSMTVRADINGRYRNRLYAYEPADLTLLKTNMDAAKKLLKSEL, encoded by the exons ATGATCAAAGCTTTGTTGTCAGCACTCTTGGTCCTGGTGGCCGTGTCCTCCGCCTTTGGGAAATACATCCCCAAAAGTGGGAAGAGGATCCCTCAGACTCTCTCCAGAG GTTGGGGTGATCAGCTGGTCTGGGCGCAGACTTACGAAGAGGGTCTCTACTGGTCCAGGTCACG GAACAAGCCTCTGGTGATCATCTTCCACCTGGCGGACTGCCCACACAGCGCGG CACTGAAGAAGGTCATCACTGAAGACAACGACATCCAGAAAAGGCTGGATGAGGACTTCATCATCCTCAATCTCATG TATGAAACCACAGACAAACATCTCTCTCCTGATGGACAGTATGTTCCCAGAATCATGTTTGTCG ACCCTTCAATGACGGTGAGGGCGGACATCAACGGACGCTACAGGAACCGCCTGTATGCCTACGAACCAGCTGACCTCACACTCC TGAAGACCAACATGGATGCAGCTAAGAAGCTCCTGAAGTCTGAGCTGTGA